GAATACTGGTTGTTTGCCCTCTTTAACTTCTTAATCATCGCTGCAATTCTTATTACATTCTCATCATTTTTAAATATAACATTATTTTATGTAGGATTAGTTTTAATTGTAAGCTATTATTTATTTACTGTGATACCAACTCTAGCTGTTACAGCACGCAGATTACACGATATAGGAATAAGCGGATGGCTGCAATTAATCTTAATCGTCCCTTATATTGGAGGACTTGTCATAACTGTGTTAGCATGTTTCGATAGCCAAAAAGGCGACAATACATATGGATCAAATCCTAAACTTGAACAACCACTGACAAGTGATTCTGTAAACCTCTGATCAAAAACTGATTACACCAACCGAAGTGAAGACATTAAGTGATTTCATTTCATCAAGCTGAAACTTCGGGGTATCAGGTGGAGGATCTACTCCACCTGATAAGTAAATCTATAACAAAAGGGGATAACATCTATTCTTAAATATTTGAACAACTAACTTTTACTCCTCTTCCTTTTTTCGAGGTATACCAAGCGCTTTCCACATCATAACAAAGATTGCTGCGATAATCCCCATCCTTACCCAACTAAGATTGACCCATAATTTTGCCCGGTCGGCAAGTTCCGGGGAAAAAGAACCATCAGGAGAAGTTTATGTAAACGATTGTAATTCTGGAATGAAATAAGGAAATGTTGGAACACGCAAAACAACATAGCCAAGAATTGCTGTAAGAATAAGGTCCCTGCGATGTGGTTCCTTCCAACATAACAACAAGGCCAACAAAATGACAACCTGGGAAATCAAATGCAAAGGCATCCAGAAATGGTGCAAAGGGAGACCATTTTCCGCTTGAAGCAAAGCAAAAGATTGTGTCGGGGATGAACTCCAGACTGAAGCAACCACAATTTCTTCATAAATGCCGCCTCCTAATTCCAATCCTATGAGCGTAATTAACAAGACCAAAACGTAAGTACATGCTTTTTGTCTCATCACCTTACCTCCTTATTTTTCTTTTTAAGGATAAGAAAGATAATTAGAATACGAAACCAACCGAGATAGTAACTTACTTTACTATCTGGGGTCTCATGAAGAGTAGTTGATTGACCTTGTTATGAAAAAAAGCCCTTTGACCTAAAGGATTCTCAAATCATAATAGGAGTAGGAAACACAAACGATTTTCCAGAAATCCGCCTATAGGTTTCACGTTTGTTTAAAAACGTAGACTTGAATGTGATTAATTCAAATAATATAGGAGATACCTTTAGATTCCTCTCTCAACAAGTTTTTAATATGTTAATAGCCGTTACACTCTACTCTTGAAGGTCATACATTGAAATAAATGTTAAGAAAGAGGGAACTATGGCATTTCTGGATGGACGAACGTCTCAGAATGCTAGTTATGCTATTATTTCCCCCAGTAATGCTCGGACAAGTTGGAATGGATGGTAACTCAGCAACTTCAACTATTCGTGTTCAATTAGATGAATTTATCACTTTTGTTTATTTTTTGATCTGCACGTCCTATTTGTTCAATTCGAAACATTTCGCGCACATTTTTTGATGATCATTATAAAAAGACTTTCATAAACGAACTTTACTACCTCAATATTTATACTTCATTCTTTCCTCATGAACTCAAGTTTTAACAGGTTCTATGATAGTCTATCCCATTTTATTCTCAAAAATTAACCGTCAATCAAACTAGCAATAACCTTAATTTTCACCTTTTAGGCTTTATCTCCATTCTTTTAGGAGAAGCCTGACAAAATTTCAATGCTCTTATAATGAAAAAACTCATATCAAGTTTTTTATAAATCTCATAGAAAGGACTGAAATTAATATGTCCAATGGATGTAACCAAAATCCAATCGGTGATTGTTCGGAGGCGGAAGGTTTGAATACAACCGCCAACGGAACAGCTTCTCATGCTGAAGGATATCAAACGACCGCAAATGGGGAGGCTTCCCATACTGAAGGAAACACAACTACTGCAGGGGGGAGTGCTTCCCACACAGAAGGTTATCTTACCCAATCGACAGCGGCAGCTGACACCGCACATGCAGAGGGTACCTCTACCACAGCTAGTGGAGTCGCTTCCCACGCAGAAGGATATCTCACAACCGCCAGCGGACTCACCTCTCATGCCCAAGGGGGAGGGACTCTAGCTGGAGGATCATACTCTCATGCGGAAGGAAGAGACACACAAGCCACTGGAGATGTTTCTCATGCCGAGGGGTTTATGACGATAGCAAGTGGAACTGTCTCTCATGCCGAAGGCGCCTTTACAGATGCCAGTGGAAGCGTTGGTTCACATGCAGAAGGCGTTGATACAACTTCGAGTGCATTTGCTTCTCATGCAGAAGGATTAAGCACAACCGCTAGTGGGAACGCTTCCCATGCAGAAGGGGAGGGTTCAACTGCCAGCGGGTCGCGTTCCCACGCGGAAGGGCACAGCACAACCGCTAGTGGAGAAGCCTCCCATGCGGAAGGAAACGGTACGATTGCAGATGGAAACTTTGCTCATACAGAAGGACTTAACACAACAGCTAACGGTTTTGATGGGGTTCATGTGATGGGCCAAGGTGGAGGTCCAGATCCTATGAATCCTGATGATTTGGATTTTTCCTGGTATCTCGTTAACGGTGCACTTGGCGGGGTTGTTGCCAAAATTTTAAATGATGGTTCTGCTTGTTTTGAAGGTGATGTATCTGCAAATATTGTGGCTCCAGTGGCCTGTGACTTTGCTGAAATGTTTGAATCATCAAATGGCCAATTGATTGGAGTTGGTTACTTTGTTGCATTTGACGGGGAAACAGAGAAAATCCGAAAAGCTAACTCCAGGGATGACTATATAGTGGGCATAACCAGTTCTAATCCTGCTGTCTTGGCAGATATTCAAGATCCTGAATGCAGTAAATATATGCTTGATAAATGGAACAGGCCAATTTACGAAGAAGTCATCATTCCTCCTGAAAAAGATAATAAGGGAAACATTTTACGGGAAGAACGTAAAATTAATAGAAAAAAAATAAATCCAAACTGGTCGAAAAATTGCAGTTCACGTCTCGATAAGCAGGAATGGATGGCTGTTGGTCTTGTTGGAAAGCTACTGGTTCGGGATGACGGTACTTGTCAACCAGGTAGTTATTGCAAACCGAATGATGAGGGAATAGCGACGAAAGCCAGGAAAGGGTATCGTGTAATGAAACGTACAGGTTCTAATCAAATATTGGTATTGGTTAAATAGCACTTGGTATGCATGATTCAATCTCACTCTGGGGCAGACTTCACCTTTTTGGTGATCTGCCTTTTTTGATATACATACTTTTTTAAGTAAAAATCGCTAAAACATTGTCATTTAGGAAATGGTTCACACTAAAGTAGAGACTATATATCTTCATACCCATACTTCTCCCTTTTTAAATAAGTCATATTATTCAGAACACATTTTTTAGGGATTTTTTGGTTACATTTCTTTATAATATAAACAAAGGATAGGAAAGCAAATAGAAAACAAAGGTTTCGTAGACGGCCGGGATTTACCTAAAGTATATGAAAGAATGACTGTCATAAAGGGGAATTAAATAAATGGAATGGTATTCAAAAGTGTTAAAGAATTACGCAAATTTCTATGGAAGAGCAAGACGTAAGGAATTATGGATTTATAATCTATTTAATGCCATAATATTCATAGTGCTTTTTATTTTACAAGCATTAATAACTAATCCGGCAGTAGCCATAATTATAGGTCTTTTAACAGGAATCTATGCTTTAGGCGTTCTGGTACCAAGTTTAGCTGTTACAGCACGTAGATTGCATGATATTGGAATGAGTGGATGGCTGCTGTTAATCTACCTTGTTCCTTTTCTCGGTGGTCTTGCCATATTTGTATTGGCTTGTTTAGATAGCCAAGCAGGCGATAATGAGCATGGACCAAATCCTAAATATGGAGACTCCTCTAAAAGTGATACTGTAAGCATCTGATCTATCTGCTATTTCGGCTACAACTAACTGAGCCGCATTAAAGACACTTGCTTAAAGTCACCTATCCTTTGCAAGCCGTCTAATTAAAGAAACTAAGCGGTGCATCCTGCAGCTGTAAAACAGCTAGCTGGATGCACCTTTATTTTTTGGCTACAGTGTTAAATATTAAAGATGTTAGAATGGTGAAAAATGATCATATAGTGATTAAGGATCCAGGTCAATCTAAAAAGAATGTGTACAAAAAGATACTCTTTTAGGAGGTGAGTAAATTGCCACGAATTATTCGTGTTCTTGTTTTCCTTGTGATGATACCTATATTTTCGTTTTCCCTCTTTTTCACGTCTTGGACGGGATCTTATCTTATGATTTCAGAAGATTGGAAAGATCATGTTGTTTTCACTCCCAAAACGGTCACGGATCCAGAAAACATTTATGAAATTGATAAATTTTTATACGCCTATCAAATTCAGCCGATAATGAGCTTAGCCTGCCTTCTCTCGTTCTTTATTCTAAGCGGAATTCTTATTTATTGGCTACTAAAGATATTTCAACGTCGCAAAACCATATCATTATAGAAAATAGTTTAATAGCTATTGTCCGACGTAAGTATGGTATCCCCTATCGAAAAGAATTTCTTTTTTTCTAAGAACCTTTGGATCCCTTCTCCAGCGAATTCAATTCACAACGACAAAACCAAAACGTACCACTGTACAGTTTTTTGAAAACGTGCTATTTTAATAGTAGGTTTTTGTATCGTCAGGAGGGGATGTCTTTGGGAAGTCCTTGCTTCGCATAGGTCAAGTTGCAAAATTAAGCGGTCTATCGCCGCGGACAATAGATTATTATACACAACGTGGATTGCTCGATTTCGAGCGTTCACCATCGAATTACCGGCTTTATCCGGAAAGTGTTCTTCATACATTGGATCGAATTAAACTGCTGAAAAGCCAGCGAATGTCACTCGGAGAAATTACGGAGGCTCTTCAGGATCCAAGCAGCAATAAAAAAGTCGAACCGATTTTGTGTGAAGTTCAAGATGATATAAATAGCCTGCAGCAAAAGCTAACGGCTCTGGAGGAAGCACTTAAAGATGCTCCTCAAAAAGAAAAACAGCTCGTGCATAAAGAGCTGACAAATAGACTTGCAATTGTTATGCAATTGCTGACATTACTTTAAAACCACCCGGAGGTGAATCCCTCAGGCTAAGAGGGAATTAATTGGACAGTATATTAGTAATAAATTTGGCGCTAGTCGCCTTTCTTATCGTGCTGACGGCTTTTTTTGTTGGATCAGAGTTTGCAGTAATAAAAGTTCGGATGTCTCGAATTGACCAGCTCATTTCTGAAGGCAACAAAAAAGCGGTGATTGTCAAAAAATTGGTCAATGACTTGGATTATTATTTATCCGCGTGTCAGCTTGGGATTACAGTGACTGCGCTTGGGCTTGGATGGTTAGGGGAACCGACAGTTGAAAAGATTCTGCATCCTTTATTTCACCAATTTGGTATACCGGATGCGGTCTCCACGGTTATTTCTATCGCCATTGCTTTCGCCCTTGTTACATTTCTACATGTCGTCATAGGTGAGCTTGCGCCTAAGACACTGGCAATTCAATATGCAGAAGAAATGACTATGGTGTTCGCCCGTCCGCTTTATTGGTTCGGAAAGATTATGGCTCCTTTGATTTGGACATTGAACGGTTCTGCTCGTGTGATGCTTCGTATTTTCGGTGTTCAACCTGCCACTCATGAACAAGCACACTCTGAGGAAGAGCTAAAAATCATCATGTCGCAAAGCTATCAAAGCGGAGAAATCAATCAGACGGAGCTATCCTATATGCAAAACATTTTTGATTTTGATGAGCGCGTGGCGAAGGACATCATGGTGCCCCGCATGCAAGTGGTTACACTTACGCAGGCCATGAGCCGCGACGAGGTGATTGCATTTGTGGATGAACACCAGTATACTCGTTATCCTGTGACAGCGGATGGCGATAAGGATCATATCATTGGATTTGTAAACGTGAAGGAAATGCTCACGAGCTATGCTGCTGGCCGGGAACGTAAACTGGTTGATTTTGTCCATGAGATGCCGATGATCCATGAGGTAACTCCGCTGCAAGACGTATTGCTGAAAATGAAACAGGATAGAGTTCATATCGCTGTCGTTATTGATGAGTACGGAGGTACAGCAGGAGTCATCACAATGGAGGATATTTTGGAGGAAATCGTTGGCGAAATTCGTGATGAATTCGATGATGATGAAGTTCCGGATATTCAACAACAGAGTGACAGCATTTATCATATTAACGGTCGCGTTCTGCTTTCAGATCTTGAGAAGCAATTCGGTTTGACATTCGAAGAAAGTGAAGAAGTGGATACGATAGGCGGTTGGATACAAGTTCAAAACAATGAAATAGCGGAGAGCGATTTTATTGACCATGGAGAGCATCGTTGGGTCGTAATTGAGATGGATAATCATCAAATCAAACAAGTGGCTCTCGAGCTTCGGACCGCCGCTTAAGTAAGAACCTGTTTATTACAGGTTCCTTTTTTAATACCAAGAATTTCTATCTGAATTTTTGAAATTATTTAAGATCAATTATTGACTTTCTTATTTTGCATGGTATTATTTATAAGTATTCATCCACAATTTTATAATATGATAACTTATCCAGAGTGACTGAGGGATCAGGCCCAATGAAGTCCGGCAACCGCCATGCAAATGGAAAGGTGCTACTTCCTGCAGAATGTAATGATTCTGAAAGATAAGCCATCAATAAACACGATGCCTCTTTCAGTTTTGGAAAGAGGCTTTTTTAATGCCTACAAATGCAACAAGAGGTGACAAAAGTATGATAGAAGTCAAAGACCTTGTAAAGGTGTATGAGACAAAAAAGAAGAAAGTTACAGGCGTTGATCATGTAAACCTATCAATCAAAACCGGAGAAATTTTCGGAATCGTCGGATACAGCGGAGCAGGAAAAAGCTCCTTGATCAGATGCATGAATTTGCTGGAAAGACCAACATCCGGTCAGATTATCATAGATGAGGTTGATTTAACGAAGCTTTCTCCAAGTAAATTACGTCTGGCTCGCTTGAAAATCGGTATGATTTTTCAGCACTTTTACTTACTGAATGCCAAGACAGTGTTTGAAAATGTGTCCTTTGCCTTGCGTGCGGCCAATTATCCGAAAGCCAAGATAAAGAAAAGGGTAAATGAATTATTAGAAATGGTCGGGCTGGCGGAAAAGCATGACGCATATCCCGCGCAACTCAGCGGCGGACAAAAGCAGCGGGTAGGCATTGCGAGAGCACTTGCCAATGATCCATCCGTGCTTCTATGTGATGAGGCCACATCAGCTCTTGATCCAAGCACAACAAAATCCATTTTGAACCTGTTAAAAAGGATCAATCAGGAGCTTGGCATTACAATTGTGATCATCACTCATGAAATGGAAGTCGTAAAAGAAATTTGTGATCGTATGGCAGTTATGCAGGATGGGAAAGTAGTAGAAGAAGGTCCGGTTTATGACTTATTCTCCAATCCATCACAACCGTTAACCCGGGATTTCATCGACACGGTGATGCAATTCGAGCTTCCTTCTCAGATTCTGGAACATAGTAAAGGGAAAATTGTGAAAATTCAATTCAAAGGCTCGATTGCGGAAGAAGCCATTCTCTCCGATGTATTTCAACGCTTCAGTGTAAAAGGGAATTTTCTGCATGGAAAAATTGAGTACATTAAAGAAAAACCGCTTGGCATCTTTATTATGGAGCTGGTAGGCGACGTGGCAGACGTAGAAAATGCCACCCGGTACATCTCAGAAAAAACACAGAGCTTGGAGGTGATTTCGGGTGCTTGATTCTTTGATTCAACTATTGCCTGAACTAAACACCGCTTTTTTCCAAACCCTTTATATGGTTGTGATCGCACTTATAGTCGCTATTTTGCTCGGTCTTCCGTTAGGTATCATTTTATTTGTAACAGATAAAGGATTGTTTTTAGAGAATCGTCCCATTAAATCAATCATTGGTTTTATCATCAATATGACCCGGTCGATTCCTTACATCATTTTGCTGGTGCTCTTGCTCCCTTTTACCGATCTGTTAGTTGGAAATACAACGGGGCCTACTGCTGCCTCTGTATCTCTGTCGGTTGCTGCGATTCCGTTTTTCGCTCGAATCGTTGAGACAACCTTTCGTGAAATCGACAAAGGCATGATTGAGGCTTCGATTGCAGCAGGAGCAACCCCGTGGATGATTATTAAGGATGTTCTCTTGTCAGAAGCACGTCCCGGCTTAATTCAAGGCGTTACCATTACATTAATTAACTTAATTGCCTTCTCCGCTATGGCGGGAATTATTGGAGGCGGCGGAGTCGGAGATTTAGCGATCCGCTATGGATATTACCGCTATGACAATACAGTTATGTTCACAACCGTCATCATCCTTATATGTTTAGTACAATTCGTACAATTTTTGGGTGATTTCACTTCTAAAAAAATTGACAAGCGTTAATCAGGAGGAAAAAACAACATGAAAAAGCTTTTATTCATTGTTACATTATTACTATCAATCGGGCTGCTTGCGGCTTGCGGACAAGATAACGGGAACGCTGATAGTGACAAGGAAATTAACATCGGCGCTACAGCCGGCCCATACAGTGATATGGTAACGAAAGCAATTAAACCAATTTTAGAAAAAGAAGGCTACAAAGTAAAAGTAACTGAGTTTACAGATTATGTTCAGCCAAACAAACAGCTCGGCAACGGATCCATCGATGCAAACCTTTTTCAACACAAAATTTTCATGGAAAGCTTTGCAAAAGAAAACAATTTAGAGCTATCTGAAGTTGTTATTGTTCCAACTGCCCCAATGGGTCTTTATTCAAACACATACAAGTCATTGGATGAAGTAAAGGATGGAAGCTCCATCGCCATCCCGAATGATCCGCCGAACCTGGCAAGAACACTTTTGGTCCTTCAGGATGCAGGATTTATTAAGCTTGATCCGAAAACAAATCCGCTAACTGTATCTGAAAAAGATGTAGTAGAAAATAAGAAAAACCTTAAATTTGTACCTGTTGAGGCTGCAGGCCTTCCACGCCAAGTTGACAGTGCTGATTTGGCTGCTGTTCCTGGGAACTATGCCTTAGCTGCTAAGATGAATCTGCAAGATGCATTAAAATTGGAAAGCATGCCGGATGATTACAGAAACCGTGTAGTTGTCAATACGAAGGATGTTGACAGCCAGTTTGCGAAAGATCTTAAAGCTGCTGTCGAATCAGAAGAATTTGAAAAAGTGATTGATGAAGAATTCAAAGGTTTTGGCAAACCAGAGTGGATGGAAAAGCGCTAAGCAAAAAAACAAATAGAAAAGCAGTACCGGTCCCGGTATTGCTTTTTCTGCTAGAAAGGATGAGATGAATGTCCGATCAGTTGATTGTCAGGGGAGCTCCCCAAACCTATGAATGCAAAGAAGGAATTCTTAAAGAGCTTGAAGATATGTTAACGGAAAGAACGGTTACGAAATGCCTGATTATTCACGGGGAAAAATCTCTTCATGCCGCAAAACCCTTTCTCCCTTCTTTTGAATCGGTTCGCGTCCACTATGAGAAATACCGGGGAGAATGCTCCTTATCTGAAATCAGCCGCCTGCGGGAAATCATCCAAAAAGAAGAGTATGAAGCCGTTATCGGCATTGGCGGCGGAAAAATCTTAGACTTAACAAAAGCCGTCGGTACCGAAACAAAGGCTCCCGTTATTTTAGTCCCTACTCTTGCATCGTCCTGTGCCGCGTGGACTCCGTTAAGTGTGTACTATACAGACGAAGGACAGTTCATTTATTACCGGTATCATACGGAGAGTGCCAATATTGTCCTGGTTGAACCACAGATCATCCTTGAATCGCCAGTCGAATATTTTATAGCAGGAATCGGCGATACGCTGGCCAAATGGTATGAAGCAGACGTGCTCATCCGCGGCCTGAATGAACGTCCGCTTGCAGTTGACATTGCCTATTATTCTGCGAAAACGTGCGAGCAAGTACTGTTTGACCTCAGCAGCCAAGCGGTTGAAGATCAAAACAAGAGTGTACTCTCTTCCGCCTTTATTAAAGTGGTTGAAACGATCATCATTGCAGGCGGAATGGTAGGAGGATTCGGAGACAACTTTGGACGAATTGCAGGCGCACACTCCATTCATAACGGGTTAACACAAATAGAAGAAACTCACCATCTATTACATGGTGAAAAAGTCTCCTATGGAATTCTTGTTCAACTTGTCCTCGAAAAAAAGTGGGAAGACGTTTCGAAGTTGATCACCCTTTACCAGGAGTTAAACCTGCCTTACTCTCTTTCTGACTTACGATTGAATGTGGAGGAGCGAGAGAAGATCGCAATTGTGGCGGAAGCTGCTGCCACCCCCGCGGAATCGATTCATTTGATGGATCAGAAAATCACCGCTGAAAGCGTGATTGAAGCGATTATGTCATTGGAGGAATACGTGGCGGAGACGATTATTCGCAATTATTAATAGAATGGTAGACTGCAGCGCGATCTGCAGTCTTTTGAATTTTCCGGTATTCGGCGATCTTCAATTCGAAAGTCCCTTAAACAAACGTTGATTAACCCTATTAATACCCATTCCTAGAAAGGATCTGTTCAATCTCACTTTCTTCCTCTTCTAGAAAAGTCAGATTCTCCAAGCTTTTGAGATTCTCTTCGATTTGGGATATTCTGCTTGCTCCAATTATGACCGAGGTCATTTCTTTCCTTCTTAGCACCCAGGACAGTGCCATTTGGGCAAGGGTTTGACCTCTTTTTTCTGCAATTGCATTTAAATTTATCAGCATTGTCAATATTCCATCATTAATAGCGGACAATGTTAAAAAGCCGCTTCCTTTGGAAATCCTGGAATCATCGGGAATTCCATTTAAGTATCTGTCAGTTAAAAGACCTTGTGCCAACGGAGAAAAAGCGATCGCGCCTATTTTTTCTTCATCTAAAACGTCAAGCAGCCCTTTTTCTACATCCCTTTTCAGCATTGAATAAATCGGCTGATGGATTAAGCAAGGTGTTCCAAGCTCTTTCAAGATCTTTGCAGCTGCTCTCGTTTCCTCAGGGCTGTAAGAAGAGATTCCCACATATAATGCTTTACCCTGCCGCACAATATGATCCAGCGCCTGCATGGACTCTTCTAACGGAGTTTCTGGATCTGGCCGGTGATGATAAAATATATCGACGTATTCGAGTCCCATTCGTTTTAAGCTCTGATCAAGGCTGGCTATTAAATATTTTCTTGATCCATTATTTCCGTAAGGCCCCGGCCACATCTCATAGCCTGCTTTAGATGAAATAACGAGTTCGTCCCGGTACGGCAGCAAATCTTTTTTTAATATTTCTCCAAAGGTTTCTTCGGCAGAACCAGGAGGCGGTCCATAATTATTAGCTAAATCAAAATGTGTGATCCCTGCGTCAAATGCATATCTGACCATGCTTCTGCTGTTTTCGAAGGAGTCCTTCCCGCCAAAATTATGCCACAAACCCAACGATAGAGCAGGCAGCATCAATCCGCTATTGCCACATCTGTTATAAATCATCGTTTCATAACGACGACCAGAAGCCTGATAACTCATCTTTTATTCCGCCTTCCTTATGTGAAATCGCTATCATAATCTAGTATAAATGATTTTTGATAGAGAAGGCGACTATACTGAAATAAAGCGTCACTTTTTTTGGCAAGGACTAAGGTAATCCACACTCATTGTAAAATGAATAAAGTTACCACGGAACTACTCCGTTTTCATCGAAGAAACCACCATTAGGTCCATCTTCCGGGAGAGTTGCAAGGTGAACGACAATTGTGGCTGCCTGTTCAACCGTGCGAGTGCCTTGAAATTGATTTAAATCTGTCGCCGTAAAACCTGGACAAGCAGAGTTTATTTTAATAGGTGTATCCTTTAACTCATATGCAAAATGGACAGTAAGCTGATTAACTGCTGCTTTAGACGAATTGTACGCAAGAATTTTTGCTTGATAAAATTCAAAGTCAGGGTCACTTTATGTAAAAGATGTCGCCCGGATCTGTTTTCAAACCTCAATCCAAGAGAACAAATAATTAAAAAAACTACTGACTTTTTAATAAATAACTATTCCTGCGAGCTGTCACTTGAAGACATAGCGAAACGTGTCTACGCAAGCCCGTTTTATTTACAACGGATTTTTAAAGAAGAAATGAAGATGCCACCTGCTCAATTTCTAACAACTAAACGGATGGAAGCAACAAAAGAGTTAATTATGCATACGAGCCTAAGCATTACGGCGATCGCCTACGAAGTCGGATTTAAAAGCTCTTCGCATTTCTCTACGCTTTTTCGTAAATCCGTCGGCCTCTCCCCGTCTGACTATCGACTCGAACAAAAACAACAAAGCAGTTCGGTTGTTCAGTATTAATCAGACAAAAAAAGATAGCATCTAAAGACGCTATCTCTAACTTTAAAACCCTAACTCCAAAACCTTCCCGGTCTCGGCGTATGTTTTGATATTGCTTAGAATCATCGGCCAATGCTGCTCTGTGCTCTCATAAGAAGGATGGCCCTCTGTCCACTGGTCATCAACTAAGGTTAATTTTGTGCATTGTCCCACTTGTTCAAGGGTAATTGTCACTCTCGATTCAAGCTCAGCATGGTTTGAACGATAGCTTGGTCCGGGATGCTCAGTGAAGCTGAACACTTTATTCGGTTCAAATGCCAACAGTTTGCCATATACATGAACCGTTTCTTCTCCGTCATTGCCCGGCCCAACATATTCCAGTGAGTCTCCCACTTTAAAGGTGGATCGGATCACTGTACCAGCAAACGTTTTTTTCGTCCCCTCAGGCGAGATCAATGCATTCCACAATTCTTCGGGACGAGCCCCGATATAAAACACAAATTTAAGATCCTTCACAATTATCACTCCTTCAGCAAAATAGGCACCATTATCCTTATTGCCACCATTCATTCTTGTTGTTACTATAGAAAATAATACCATTAAGAAATTACGGATGATTGTAAAAATGCGACATGGTTAAAAATTTGTCCAGGGGTGGAAGCTGTGGAGACAAATCAAGCGCATCCAAACAAAGGAATATTAAATAAGAAAACAGGCGATCTGAAGTACACACTTTTGCGGCACACTCCCTCAGAGGATCTTCATTTTTTTATTCAGCGCTATTGGACAGTCAAGTGGGACTTAAGAGGACAGGCTCCTTATCGCCAAAAGATTCTTTCTCATCCTTGTGTGAACATGGTGTTTGAGAAAGGAAATTCGAGAATATATGGAATCTCA
This window of the Bacillus gobiensis genome carries:
- a CDS encoding DUF805 domain-containing protein, which codes for MQWYVGVIKNYANFKGRARRKEYWLFALFNFLIIAAILITFSSFLNITLFYVGLVLIVSYYLFTVIPTLAVTARRLHDIGISGWLQLILIVPYIGGLVITVLACFDSQKGDNTYGSNPKLEQPLTSDSVNL
- a CDS encoding peptidase G2 autoproteolytic cleavage domain-containing protein, which gives rise to MNTTANGTASHAEGYQTTANGEASHTEGNTTTAGGSASHTEGYLTQSTAAADTAHAEGTSTTASGVASHAEGYLTTASGLTSHAQGGGTLAGGSYSHAEGRDTQATGDVSHAEGFMTIASGTVSHAEGAFTDASGSVGSHAEGVDTTSSAFASHAEGLSTTASGNASHAEGEGSTASGSRSHAEGHSTTASGEASHAEGNGTIADGNFAHTEGLNTTANGFDGVHVMGQGGGPDPMNPDDLDFSWYLVNGALGGVVAKILNDGSACFEGDVSANIVAPVACDFAEMFESSNGQLIGVGYFVAFDGETEKIRKANSRDDYIVGITSSNPAVLADIQDPECSKYMLDKWNRPIYEEVIIPPEKDNKGNILREERKINRKKINPNWSKNCSSRLDKQEWMAVGLVGKLLVRDDGTCQPGSYCKPNDEGIATKARKGYRVMKRTGSNQILVLVK
- a CDS encoding DUF805 domain-containing protein, with protein sequence MEWYSKVLKNYANFYGRARRKELWIYNLFNAIIFIVLFILQALITNPAVAIIIGLLTGIYALGVLVPSLAVTARRLHDIGMSGWLLLIYLVPFLGGLAIFVLACLDSQAGDNEHGPNPKYGDSSKSDTVSI
- a CDS encoding DUF4306 domain-containing protein; the protein is MPRIIRVLVFLVMIPIFSFSLFFTSWTGSYLMISEDWKDHVVFTPKTVTDPENIYEIDKFLYAYQIQPIMSLACLLSFFILSGILIYWLLKIFQRRKTISL
- a CDS encoding MerR family transcriptional regulator; translated protein: MLRIGQVAKLSGLSPRTIDYYTQRGLLDFERSPSNYRLYPESVLHTLDRIKLLKSQRMSLGEITEALQDPSSNKKVEPILCEVQDDINSLQQKLTALEEALKDAPQKEKQLVHKELTNRLAIVMQLLTLL
- a CDS encoding hemolysin family protein, whose amino-acid sequence is MDSILVINLALVAFLIVLTAFFVGSEFAVIKVRMSRIDQLISEGNKKAVIVKKLVNDLDYYLSACQLGITVTALGLGWLGEPTVEKILHPLFHQFGIPDAVSTVISIAIAFALVTFLHVVIGELAPKTLAIQYAEEMTMVFARPLYWFGKIMAPLIWTLNGSARVMLRIFGVQPATHEQAHSEEELKIIMSQSYQSGEINQTELSYMQNIFDFDERVAKDIMVPRMQVVTLTQAMSRDEVIAFVDEHQYTRYPVTADGDKDHIIGFVNVKEMLTSYAAGRERKLVDFVHEMPMIHEVTPLQDVLLKMKQDRVHIAVVIDEYGGTAGVITMEDILEEIVGEIRDEFDDDEVPDIQQQSDSIYHINGRVLLSDLEKQFGLTFEESEEVDTIGGWIQVQNNEIAESDFIDHGEHRWVVIEMDNHQIKQVALELRTAA
- a CDS encoding methionine ABC transporter ATP-binding protein, which translates into the protein MIEVKDLVKVYETKKKKVTGVDHVNLSIKTGEIFGIVGYSGAGKSSLIRCMNLLERPTSGQIIIDEVDLTKLSPSKLRLARLKIGMIFQHFYLLNAKTVFENVSFALRAANYPKAKIKKRVNELLEMVGLAEKHDAYPAQLSGGQKQRVGIARALANDPSVLLCDEATSALDPSTTKSILNLLKRINQELGITIVIITHEMEVVKEICDRMAVMQDGKVVEEGPVYDLFSNPSQPLTRDFIDTVMQFELPSQILEHSKGKIVKIQFKGSIAEEAILSDVFQRFSVKGNFLHGKIEYIKEKPLGIFIMELVGDVADVENATRYISEKTQSLEVISGA
- a CDS encoding methionine ABC transporter permease, coding for MVVIALIVAILLGLPLGIILFVTDKGLFLENRPIKSIIGFIINMTRSIPYIILLVLLLPFTDLLVGNTTGPTAASVSLSVAAIPFFARIVETTFREIDKGMIEASIAAGATPWMIIKDVLLSEARPGLIQGVTITLINLIAFSAMAGIIGGGGVGDLAIRYGYYRYDNTVMFTTVIILICLVQFVQFLGDFTSKKIDKR
- a CDS encoding MetQ/NlpA family ABC transporter substrate-binding protein, with product MKKLLFIVTLLLSIGLLAACGQDNGNADSDKEINIGATAGPYSDMVTKAIKPILEKEGYKVKVTEFTDYVQPNKQLGNGSIDANLFQHKIFMESFAKENNLELSEVVIVPTAPMGLYSNTYKSLDEVKDGSSIAIPNDPPNLARTLLVLQDAGFIKLDPKTNPLTVSEKDVVENKKNLKFVPVEAAGLPRQVDSADLAAVPGNYALAAKMNLQDALKLESMPDDYRNRVVVNTKDVDSQFAKDLKAAVESEEFEKVIDEEFKGFGKPEWMEKR